A region of Verrucomicrobiota bacterium DNA encodes the following proteins:
- a CDS encoding helix-turn-helix transcriptional regulator, translating into MKKNEDFLQRVDAYQFRRGIRRTEACKEIGISEGRLSQIRNGSVEPSTKFWHRLEAAEKALELIDDRKRATAVAYQTLAQKGPGEEMAQISRQVTRAQVKEAQALYPNSAAGTEAHFDRLNDEYHTFTGAILEFSKRLQRIEEKLGITDAED; encoded by the coding sequence ATGAAGAAAAATGAAGATTTTCTTCAAAGGGTCGATGCATACCAGTTTCGTCGAGGCATACGACGCACGGAGGCTTGCAAGGAGATTGGTATATCAGAGGGGCGTCTTTCTCAGATTCGAAATGGTTCAGTCGAACCATCTACAAAATTTTGGCATAGGTTAGAAGCAGCCGAGAAAGCATTAGAACTCATTGATGACCGTAAAAGAGCGACAGCAGTTGCCTACCAAACATTGGCTCAAAAAGGTCCGGGCGAAGAAATGGCTCAAATATCCAGACAGGTGACTCGGGCGCAGGTCAAAGAAGCTCAGGCCCTATATCCGAACAGTGCTGCAGGGACCGAGGCGCATTTTGATCGACTAAATGACGAGTATCATACTTTTACGGGGGCCATTCTTGAATTTTCCAAAAGGCTTCAACGAATTGAGGAGAAACTTGGGATTACTGACGCTGAAGATTGA